In Brassica rapa cultivar Chiifu-401-42 chromosome A06, CAAS_Brap_v3.01, whole genome shotgun sequence, a single window of DNA contains:
- the LOC103874651 gene encoding post-GPI attachment to proteins factor 3 isoform X1 translates to MARNLRRVLLIVAVVSWCLVSTLEASEGDADPLYKSCVDQCQKTGCVGDNCFQHCKFSADGKAIDGPWYMQEPLYLRWKQWDCQSDCQYECMMTREEERKRNGEKPTKYFGKWPLKHVYGIQEPLSVAFSALDLAIQFHGWVSYFILVYYNLPLQPNRKTYYEYNGLLHIYAIIVMNSLFWSGVCHSRDVALTERLDYSSATVLAGFSLILAIIRSFSIHDKSAKVLVTVPILAVVATHILYLNFYNLDEGLHRKVIFGIGAVELVVWGVWAALTSHPSKWKLRAFFVSSILTMCLRMLDFPPYKGYVDAHALWRAAGIPLSYLWWSFACDDAVFRTTVLLKKSK, encoded by the exons ATGGCGCGAAATCTGAGAAGGGTTCTGCTTATTGTAGCGGTGGTGTCGTGGTGTCTTGTTTCAACACTGGAAGCGAGCGAAGGAGATGCTGATCCTCTTTACAA GTCATGTGTGGATCAATGTCAGAAAACTGGATGCGTGGGGGACAATTGCTTCCAGCACTGTAAATTTTCAGCTGACGGAAAAGCCATAGACGGTCCATGGTACATGCAAGAGCCACTTTACCTGCGTTGGAAACAATGGGACTGCCAAAGTGATTGCCAGTACGAATGCATGATgacaagagaagaagagaggaaaAGAAACGGAGAGAAACCCACCAAGTACTTCGGTAAATGGCCACTCAAACATGTCTATGGGATTCAGGAACCTCTCTCCGTTGCTTTCTCTGCTCTTGACCTAGCGATACAGTTCCATGGATGGGTCTCCTACTTCATCCTCGTTTACTATAACTTGCCTCTCCAGCCAAACCGGAAAACTTACTACGAGTACAACGGATTGTTGCATATCTATGCCATCATTGTAATGAACTCACTCTTCTGGAGTGGTGTTTGTCACAGCAG AGATGTTGCATTGACAGAGAGGCTAGATTACTCTTCAGCTACAGTGTTAGCCGGGTTTTCGCTTATTCTAGCTATAATCAGGTCTTTTAGCATACATGATAAATCTGCAAAAGTCCTGGTTACTGTACCTATTCTTGCAGTTGTAGCAACTCATATTCTCTACCTCAACTTCTACAACCTCGATGAAG GGCTTCACAGGAAAGTTATATTCGGAATAGGAGCAGTGGAGCTAGTGGTGTGGGGTGTATGGGCGGCTTTAACGTCACATCCATCAAAGTGGAAGCTAAGAGCTTTCTTTGTCTCGAGCATACTCACAATGTGTCTTAGAATGCTCGATTTCCCACCGTACAAAGGGTATGTTGATGCTCATGCTCTTTGGCGAGCTGCAGGGATCCCTCTCTCTTACCTTTGGTGGAGTTTTGCCTGCGACGACGCCGTTTTCAGGACCACTGTTCTCCTCAAGAAGTCAAAGTGA
- the LOC103874651 gene encoding post-GPI attachment to proteins factor 3 isoform X2 → MQEPLYLRWKQWDCQSDCQYECMMTREEERKRNGEKPTKYFGKWPLKHVYGIQEPLSVAFSALDLAIQFHGWVSYFILVYYNLPLQPNRKTYYEYNGLLHIYAIIVMNSLFWSGVCHSRDVALTERLDYSSATVLAGFSLILAIIRSFSIHDKSAKVLVTVPILAVVATHILYLNFYNLDEGLHRKVIFGIGAVELVVWGVWAALTSHPSKWKLRAFFVSSILTMCLRMLDFPPYKGYVDAHALWRAAGIPLSYLWWSFACDDAVFRTTVLLKKSK, encoded by the exons ATGCAAGAGCCACTTTACCTGCGTTGGAAACAATGGGACTGCCAAAGTGATTGCCAGTACGAATGCATGATgacaagagaagaagagaggaaaAGAAACGGAGAGAAACCCACCAAGTACTTCGGTAAATGGCCACTCAAACATGTCTATGGGATTCAGGAACCTCTCTCCGTTGCTTTCTCTGCTCTTGACCTAGCGATACAGTTCCATGGATGGGTCTCCTACTTCATCCTCGTTTACTATAACTTGCCTCTCCAGCCAAACCGGAAAACTTACTACGAGTACAACGGATTGTTGCATATCTATGCCATCATTGTAATGAACTCACTCTTCTGGAGTGGTGTTTGTCACAGCAG AGATGTTGCATTGACAGAGAGGCTAGATTACTCTTCAGCTACAGTGTTAGCCGGGTTTTCGCTTATTCTAGCTATAATCAGGTCTTTTAGCATACATGATAAATCTGCAAAAGTCCTGGTTACTGTACCTATTCTTGCAGTTGTAGCAACTCATATTCTCTACCTCAACTTCTACAACCTCGATGAAG GGCTTCACAGGAAAGTTATATTCGGAATAGGAGCAGTGGAGCTAGTGGTGTGGGGTGTATGGGCGGCTTTAACGTCACATCCATCAAAGTGGAAGCTAAGAGCTTTCTTTGTCTCGAGCATACTCACAATGTGTCTTAGAATGCTCGATTTCCCACCGTACAAAGGGTATGTTGATGCTCATGCTCTTTGGCGAGCTGCAGGGATCCCTCTCTCTTACCTTTGGTGGAGTTTTGCCTGCGACGACGCCGTTTTCAGGACCACTGTTCTCCTCAAGAAGTCAAAGTGA